The Chaetodon auriga isolate fChaAug3 chromosome 20, fChaAug3.hap1, whole genome shotgun sequence genome contains the following window.
TTAAGCGTATATAATAGTTCACGGTTAATTTGATGCTCATTTAAAAGCAAACATATTTCAAACACGTAATTAATGACCATAGTTAAGATAATGTCAGTTCCCTTGCTGGGCGTGTTAAGAACTGCTGTACCTGCAAGTTGAAGTAAGCGAATATTGTGTACTGTGgatagctaacgttagctacttTAGCTAACTCCGTCCGGTGTCGTGTTCCctttaaatatgtaaaaaacTCGCCATGCGGCTCCTGAGTTAGCGAGACGTTTACTCTGAATTGATTTTCAGCCAGCTggttgaaaaataaaagctgcaaaTACTATTGCTAAGCACAAATCCGGCACGATATTACGCCGCTCAACACCCGGAAGCAGAACTAAGTCACGTccgctgtgctgtgttttttcaaaataaaagtctgagTTGAAAGCCATAATTTGTACATCCAGGTCTCATATTAATTATTCTTTATTCATTTGGCGTGTGACCTTGAGCAGGAAACGTTATCTCATAGGAATTCGTTTGAACATATTTCATTGTGGATataaagaataataaaattTAAACTGTGATAGGTAGTGGGACACTTCTGTATCATTCACTTGTAAGCAACTTAAAGAACATACATGATATTCCCATACCAGCACATTAAGCCACACAGATATACAGAAACATAAAGGATTGGCAGCTTGTGGCAGTGTGTCCTGCAGCTTGCCTATGtgaaagtctaaaaaaaaatctatgaagTAGGACAGTCCTTTAAACCCAGTATCAAGCTTAAACCTCTTATATCTGGTTGGGACGGGAAGTAGTTGCTGGGAATTATGGAATTGGGAAAGACCTTCAAAGAGTTAGGAGGGATGTTTCATCATGAAAAGTAATGTAATGAGGTGCTGTAATATTATATACGATGGATGCATGGTGTTGGTTCAGTGCTCTGCTAGCATTACACtgaaggtaaaaataaaaacctctgACAGGCTAAACTGTACTTCTGTACGTCGCTGCTGCAATTTTGCAGCCTCAAAGGCCAATTTAGTGTTTGGAGTTGAGCTTCTGGTCTTCCAGCTGTGAGGACTCATCTGGTTTCTGTGCAGTTCACATAAAACTTTAGAGGGACTCCAAATCTTGTAATGCTTCACTCTGTCTCAGCTGAGCCTGTATTAATTGTAGATGTCTTTTTTATATGTGCACAGACTTACACACTATCCATGCTGACATGGATTCTCTAAAGACAAATTTACTGTTAATTACATCACTGCCTCTCACCAGACTGCAATTCATTTCATCACTGATAACTAATTTGTCAAGATCGCCTTTTAAACCACACTGGGACAGTTCAGTGTTTGCCAAAGCCCTGACTCACACTGTGAAGTTTCATTTTTGCTGTGGTGATTCAGACAGGATCACTGTGACGGGATCTTGTAGGCAACACAGACCACTTTACCGTAAAGAAGCACcaaatgcatttatttgattGTGAAATGATGGAGGTCCACACAAGAACTTCTGCATCAAGTAAACAAATCTCAACACATCTCACAAACGACAGTACAGCGGGAATCATTGGACTGTGCTTCACACTTGAAAGATGACATGTGCTCTACAATGAGCTTCCTGTTTCGATAAAAGAAGGCACCATTACTTTTCCACTCTTGAAGTTACACCATTATCTACATAAGACAGCAATACGCTCAACTGACCTCCACATAAATGCTCATAGAGAATGACTTATTTCTATTTGTAGAGGCGAGGGCCGTTCAGTTGGCTGCAACCTGCTACCTCACCgttagatgccactaaatcctacacaccgGTCCTTTAAATATTTCCGTTAGCCCAGTAGCATCAGCTGATCTCCACCAGCAGCCTCACAGATGGGTTTGCTGGTGTTTCTTCATGTTACTCGAGTGACTAAAACTTTTGCCGCAGTGACTGCAGCCGAACGGCTTCTCTCCCGTGTGGTAGCGCAGGTGCACTGTCAGGTAGCCCGACTGACTGAACCTCTTCCCGCACACCGAGCAGCAGTACGGCTTCTCCCCTGTGTGCACCCTGCTGTGCTTCTTGTAGTCGCCCGCATGTCTGAAGGTGCGGCCGCAGAGCGAGCAGCTGTAGTGTTTTCGGACGTTTCTCTGGAACGCTTTAGAGGCTGAACCAGCCGCTGTCGTTTGagtggtgtgttgtttttctgtactGCCAAATCTCTGAGATAGTGGCTCTTCTAAGCCATTTTGGTCCAGGCTGAAGACAACGCCTGACTGTCTGTAGGGTCCTGAATTGACTTGAGGATGTTCCAGGGTTAGTCTGTGTGAGGAGGGAATGCTTGGATCAGCATCATCATAGAGGTGATTTGTGGTGTACACGGCGTCTTCATCTGATGTAGGCTCTACCTTCATTTTCGGATCACTTTCAGAGATTGTGGCTGCAGCGACAACACGGTTTGAAATTGGTGCCGACAATCCATTATCAGTCTCTGTCTTAACAGTTCTTTGATTGTTCAAGTTACCGCCACCGAAATGTGGTGCCGCCACAGTTCTGGGGGAGAGACAGGGGGTGGCTAATGATGAGATGGATGCGTCACAATCAAGGTCTTCAAATGAATATGAGGGACAAATCGCTGCGATGTCCTTATCAGAGGGGATGAGTTCAatgtcctcctccagctcttctttctgtttctgatcCATGAGATGCAGCTCAGGGGAAATCTGGGGCACAGTTCCTGCACAACAAACAAAGGtgacaaagcacagaaaaagacatttttatcaAACAGTCCCAACATTTCTGGACAACACTTCAGCACTGCCATGTCTTACCATTGCCTTCCAGTTTGAACTtatcctgcagctcctgcagcctcctcttcaGACTCTGGTTCTCCCTCTGTGTTCTGGCAGTTTTCTCCTGGTACTCTGACACAGTCTCTTTCACCACCTCCAGAACCTCCTGCACAGCTTTACACAGCAGCTTTTCCACTCGGGCGTTCAGGCGCTCGATTTTGGACATCTTCATAGATTGATGGATAGGAGGTATTGATCACTGTGCTCGCTTCATGGACGTCTGCAGGAGCAACATGCTGTCGACCATTATGATGACCTGAGTTTGCCCTCACAGATCTATACCCACTAGCAAATGATGATTAACTATTATTTATTGCAGATATGACTGCACAAATACAGATTATCTCAACAACATACCGACGgatttgaacaaaacaaacactattTCACCTTTAAACAGGCTAAAACAGACGGGCTCCTCAGTATTATAATAGTTTTATTACCAGTTTTAACAAAAGGAAGAGCAGCATACCTTGACTCCAACCTGATACCGTCAAATACTGTCGCAGTCTGTGATGAATCCCGGATTATCTGATAGTGATCCACATGAAAACCCTCATTGTTTACAATATTCACACTTGTACAGAGACTCGATACTGGGTTGGGATTCCCATCTCAGATCATGTCAGACCAGGACTCCGTTTGGCATCTATTGATATAGCTCTTCTCGAGGATAAACGAGGCCACAAATGGTTTGGCAAATAAATATCACCATAAACGTGGGTATTGTGCGCACGAACCATGACCACCCACATCACCATCTCCTTCCTGGGTTTTACAGACGGCTGGCATCCAGCGGGAGGTGCgttgctgccatctgctggtgagGACGCAAACTACCGTAAACACCCAGTCAGACTAATCTTTTTGTGGTTTATATCCCGCACAGTCTGATTTAGTGAAAATAGCATTTTCGAAAGATTTCTCCTGCAACAATGGACCATCATCATCTCCACCATCCATCCTTAAAAGTCTctgacagtaaaaacacattccACAAGTCGAGattctctttccctcctccttttaTTTCCCTTTGTAACTCGTGAGGTGACTCAGATTACAGCAAGCTAATGATAACTTATTCAACAACACATCACgacttttcatcatttcatcagtcatttcagcaaCAGATtgcatttacacaaacaaaaaaagtgctTGAAAAAGATGTAAAGATGGATACCATATTCAACCATTTCACCGcaattaatctttttttttcttcaaatacaAGAAGCAGCTGTGAGACTGTTACAAGATGGCGAAAGCTGTTCATACAAACTAAGTAGTGAAGTTACATTCTCATAAAGGTCCTTTTCACCGGACATTTTAAAGTGTAATAACGCAGCTCCTGAATGTAAACTGGCAGTAATGTGCTCATGGAGTTGTTTCCTCAAACAGACTGAGCAGGTTCTTTGGTTCAAAGTTGGGTCGGGGTAAAGACTCCTCCGCTCGGATGAAGCTGCGACCACGTCGCTGCGAGGACTTGGCGGGTGAAGAATATAGGCTGCATGTGGAGTTTTCTGTGTGCATGGGGCTCGCACTGGGTGTCACTGTGTGGCAGGAACCATTTGAGTAGATGGTGGAGGGGGTGTGTGCTAAGTTACAGGAGGACCAATCACCCAGATCtgagtgagtgggtgtgtgttgaGGACTTCgatgactgtgtgtctgtgaaccTGGGAGAGGAGTGGATGTGCTTTCCACAGAAAATCTGGATTTGACCCTGTGGAGGAAATGTAAAACATCAAGCAGGGGATTTGACAGAAATAGGAAATTCAGCTCAAGGCAAACGAAGTGTCCCAGCAGCCATTTCTTTACGTTGCTGGATATTCATACAAGAAAGACATTTCTAAGACATAAAATGAAGTTGTGAATCAGTTACAATTCTTATATACTGAAGTGACTTAGAGTAAGAAGATCTCTTTGTGCCTTCAGAGTTAAGAGAGACAATGAATCTCTACCTGTTCAAGAAAGTGGGGGAGAGCTCTGGGTCTGTGGGCtccaacagaaacactgcatcATCCTCTGGGCTATCTGAGTCGGCATGCATGGCGCTGAGAGGCAGGGTTAAATCCCTGTCCCAGCTATCTTTTGGAGGAGTGCAGGGCGCTGGCTTGGTCcaatgagggagagaggacaagtGAAGGGAAGACAAGAGTCTACACCCAAAGCACACGAACAGCTACAAGAAAAAGaccagaaaaatataaaaacgtTGCGTCCAAGcattacattttcattgtaCTTGTAcacatttaatgatttaaaacCAATCCCCAAACAATGATTAAAAGGTTTATTAGACACATTCATTACCTGACAGAGGGCGACCAGTTTCAGTGCGCTCTCTGCAACCAATAGATAGATGCGCCTTTTCCACCGGTGTTTCCAAACAGAGGGGAGTGCGAGAAGCTCAGAGACTGTCGGCCTCTCAGATGGTTCTGGGGCCAGCATCTTCCGCAGTACTGTCTGAAGCTCAGCTGACAGGCCTGtaaacacagatggaaacagtacaaacacaagTCATCTGGATAAAGATAATAAGACCATCTATACGGACTGGAAAGGAAGTGGATCTTACTGCTGGTAAACTCTGAGGGAAGGCAGCCTTGTCTGAGCTGTTGCCAGCCCTCTCCACCATTTGGAACCTCAATATTACAGGCAAGCTCCAGAATAGAAACACCCAAACTAAATGAAAAGGATTCAACAATATTTAGGCTTTAATATAAGTCAGATCAATTCGTTACATATTTtgaacatcatttcattttctcatttatggtacctgaaaacatctgcagcaggtCCATACTCCCCATGGAGCAGCTCAGGGGCCATGTACCTGGGATCTCCCTCCTGGCCATCCTCTTTCACTTTTCCCTCTACAGGCTCTGTACTCTTTTGTTTGAGCTCAAGCAACAGCCCGAAGTCTCCAAGCTTGAGACGTCCAGACTCAGTCATAAGGACGTTAGCAGGCTTGAGGTCCAGATGCACAAAACCATGAGAGTGTAAGTGTTGTAGTGCTGAGAGGAGGTCGCACAGGTAGGCCCATGCTGCAGACTCATCTGGATTCAAAAACGAAAGCCAAGTTAGTATGAAGCAGCAAAATATCATGGTTAATCTGAATAGATTTCATCATCTCTTTAAGACAGACCTGGGCCTGGAGGCTGGTTCTCAGCATGGAGCAGCAAGCTGGTGCTACACAGCTCTGTCTGAATGTATAGTCGGCCACACTCCTCCCAGGCTGCCACAAAATGCaggaggtgaggatgaggaCACAGGCGCTCATGATTCCTGGCTTCCCTCACGCTCCGGTTCCTCTCACTGCTGCCCCTGAAGCGATGAGCGGAGCGCTTGACTGCATATTGGTGGCCGTCCCGGTTGCTTTGTACctgcaaaaatacagaaaatgcagAGGTCTTGTCTTCTGTTGGGGAATCTCCAAAAGATATTCCTGGTCAGTGAGAATTATGGTTTACTGAGATATCTAAATTTGTACGGTGAGCTTCCCCATTATGAAATCAGAACACAGATGTTCAcagtcaagtttttttttttacagaaacacaagaaaaggaaggaagagataAGAGGCACTGCCTATTAGTTTGCCATATATTTTCGAATTAGATCCAATTTCCGATGTTCATATTAGAGACTCCCAACACAGTCCCTTATGTAGCTCTGATTTTAAGTGCCTTAAACTTGAGAAAAATTTAGTATATGTATTATTTCACTTTCATCcagttttttaaaatgcattttttttttcttgctcacCTTGTACACCTCTCCGAAAGATCCTCTTCCCAGCAGGCCCAAATTCGTGAAACACTGATTAAAATAGGACTGCTTTTTGCCTGGATCGTATATAGAATTTGGAGGGGGAGACTTACTAAGGGAACAAGACAGGGGTGTCCAGGGGGACGGATGCTGGGGGAACACCCTGCTGAGAGGGGGACATCCCTTGGAAGGTGGCAGTGGGGGCAGAGAATGTGAGTGCCTGGCAGGCGAAGAGTAAGATGTGCTGGACGCAGACGACGAGGAAAAAGGGAGACGGCGCTTTTTGAGGGAGAAGGACTGCTCTGCGTGGGAGAAGTGGGTcggaagggggagagagaccCTGGACACTGTGGTTTCTACTGCCACTGACATCGTGTAAGGActtcttcagtttctttctttgaaGACAGTGACCTgcaacaatgaaaagaaaactttaaaacacaagCAATCTTGGCTGACGGGTAATATGGATGTACCATTTTTGCACTGCTTTTGCCCATTAAATGTGGCTTTTTTTACTGATGGCCAGAACCTTGCTGATCTAAAACTTTGGAGAACCAATCTCTCATCTGCCacagaacaaaagcaaagactgaaTATTTAAATGTTACCCTGAAACATAAACACTTAAACTCTGACATACAATATAAACTAAATAATCTGACTTGCCAATAGACAATGCAAATCTGTTCAGGCACAAAAAATATCTGTGTTACTAGAGTTAGTAAAATTAACCCAATCTCGGTGGAGAATCTCTTCTCCATCTTGGTCACACTTTCTCACGATTAGCAAAATCTGAGATCCTGAACATCCTGCTCGACAGGTTGTCTGATATCAGTATCGATCAGATTGAACAGACCTGCTGAATGTCACGTTACTGTAACGTTAGCAAGGTCCACTGAGTAAACCCTCGACAACTCTAATAACGTCAGTCTTCAACTGTAATATTTACTTCAGTTAACACAACTTAGTTAAAATAACTGTTGCTAGCGTTAACATAATTCCAGgcagtatgttagcattgttcATTCTTTGCCGTCACTGACAAATGTCACCttacataaaacacattttggctAACATTAACCAGGTTAAGGGCGGACCCAGCCGAcgaaaacaacaacataacctaacgtagctagctagctaattcaAAGTCAAATGTAACGTGCTGTAACTGACAGTTCGGAAATAAGTAAAGTACAATTAAGTAACATTATCACGTACCATAATCCAGTTTTAACGTCTTCAAAGCAGTGGGGTTTGGATAACCGCTGTATCCAAATCAAACTGCGCGTACACCCCTCAAGCATTTAACTACCTCGCGCCAAATTCTGAAAATTATACGCAGTATTCCGTAGCTGCCTTCCGTGAATACTGAGTGCTCATCTGAATTGCGCAATATCCGTACGCGGTGCAGTCTGGGGTTCTGCTGCACAACACAGGGCTGGCGCA
Protein-coding sequences here:
- the LOC143338675 gene encoding uncharacterized protein LOC143338675 isoform X1 → MKMSKIERLNARVEKLLCKAVQEVLEVVKETVSEYQEKTARTQRENQSLKRRLQELQDKFKLEGNGTVPQISPELHLMDQKQKEELEEDIELIPSDKDIAAICPSYSFEDLDCDASISSLATPCLSPRTVAAPHFGGGNLNNQRTVKTETDNGLSAPISNRVVAAATISESDPKMKVEPTSDEDAVYTTNHLYDDADPSIPSSHRLTLEHPQVNSGPYRQSGVVFSLDQNGLEEPLSQRFGSTEKQHTTQTTAAGSASKAFQRNVRKHYSCSLCGRTFRHAGDYKKHSRVHTGEKPYCCSVCGKRFSQSGYLTVHLRYHTGEKPFGCSHCGKSFSHSSNMKKHQQTHL
- the LOC143338675 gene encoding uncharacterized protein LOC143338675 isoform X2, which gives rise to MSKIERLNARVEKLLCKAVQEVLEVVKETVSEYQEKTARTQRENQSLKRRLQELQDKFKLEGNGTVPQISPELHLMDQKQKEELEEDIELIPSDKDIAAICPSYSFEDLDCDASISSLATPCLSPRTVAAPHFGGGNLNNQRTVKTETDNGLSAPISNRVVAAATISESDPKMKVEPTSDEDAVYTTNHLYDDADPSIPSSHRLTLEHPQVNSGPYRQSGVVFSLDQNGLEEPLSQRFGSTEKQHTTQTTAAGSASKAFQRNVRKHYSCSLCGRTFRHAGDYKKHSRVHTGEKPYCCSVCGKRFSQSGYLTVHLRYHTGEKPFGCSHCGKSFSHSSNMKKHQQTHL
- the pkmyt1 gene encoding membrane-associated tyrosine- and threonine-specific cdc2-inhibitory kinase, translated to MSVAVETTVSRVSLPLPTHFSHAEQSFSLKKRRLPFSSSSASSTSYSSPARHSHSLPPLPPSKGCPPLSRVFPQHPSPWTPLSCSLSKSPPPNSIYDPGKKQSYFNQCFTNLGLLGRGSFGEVYKVQSNRDGHQYAVKRSAHRFRGSSERNRSVREARNHERLCPHPHLLHFVAAWEECGRLYIQTELCSTSLLLHAENQPPGPDESAAWAYLCDLLSALQHLHSHGFVHLDLKPANVLMTESGRLKLGDFGLLLELKQKSTEPVEGKVKEDGQEGDPRYMAPELLHGEYGPAADVFSLGVSILELACNIEVPNGGEGWQQLRQGCLPSEFTSSLSAELQTVLRKMLAPEPSERPTVSELLALPSVWKHRWKRRIYLLVAESALKLVALCQLFVCFGCRLLSSLHLSSLPHWTKPAPCTPPKDSWDRDLTLPLSAMHADSDSPEDDAVFLLEPTDPELSPTFLNRVKSRFSVESTSTPLPGSQTHSHRSPQHTPTHSDLGDWSSCNLAHTPSTIYSNGSCHTVTPSASPMHTENSTCSLYSSPAKSSQRRGRSFIRAEESLPRPNFEPKNLLSLFEETTP